Genomic segment of Ailuropoda melanoleuca isolate Jingjing chromosome 1, ASM200744v2, whole genome shotgun sequence:
CGCTGGGTAGGTGGACAAGCCAGGTGGGGGTGAGCAAAGATGAAACCCCAGGGgaccgagcagagagcctggctggTTGTCTGCTGCAGGAGGCAGCCAATCAAGCGCAACAGGGGGCCAGGCCTGACACCGAGGGCTAGGAGAGGAGCATGGCAGGGTGGGAGGTAATCCCACCTTGCTGCTGAGCTGGGTTTCCTGGACCACCAGGAAGTGGGCAATGGATTCCAGAAGCTGGGGCTCCCGCAACCGGTGCCGGGCCAGGTGCTGGGCCAGGAGCACCATCACGTGGGGAGTCAGTTCCTCTGGCCTGGCCTCTGTGAAGAACAGCCTATTATGGTGGACCCTCAGGCCAGATCTCGACTAGATTCCACCTCAGCCTGACGACACCACCTGCCTCCTCTTCAGCCCCTCCCGCCACCTGCCTTCAGTCCCCTCCAGCACCTGCCAGGCTGCGGATGAGGTGCTGCCGCGGACGCCTCAGGAAACGCGGGCAGCTCAGAGCAGCTTCCAATCTTTGCCCACCGCGCAGGCCAGGTTGCAGAGTGGGAGGTGGCTTCGGAGGGAGGCGGAaccttctctcctgctccaggGCACACATCAGGGGCCCATCTGACGGGAAGCCtgagagggagagggtcagaggaggCAGGCCTGGTAACGGGGAGCTGCTCTGTTCCAGTCATGGGGTTCAGTTGGTGAATTCCCAACCTTTCACGTCTCCATGTTCTGGATGGAAGGGTTGCTATAGCGTAAGTAGAAGCACTGGAGAAATGTGAAATACCACGTGAACGTGAGGTATCACAACAGTCTGTGGGGAAGACCTTACACAAACATGGCAAATAAGCTCTCATCGCACGCCAACGGTGACAAACTGTAGTGGCTTCCTAGAGCACTGTGTTGGAAGGAATCAGGGTTGGCACCCCTAGCTATGCTGGAACGAATGCTGCTGGACTCCTGGTGTCTGCTGTGGATACAGGGGAGCAGCACCAAGTGTGCCAGGCCATGCACCATTCCTGGCAAAGCCTGAGAGGTGAATTCTGTCAGTGATCTTGGGTCTTCTATGCTCTTTCTCTATTCTTCCGTTAACACCCACCCCCCAGACACCCTCCTCACCAAGTAAGACTGCAAGGTGCAGACACACGTGGATGGTGTCAATATCAAAGGAGGGGCAGTTTCGGATGATGAGCTGACTCAAGTCCTGTAGTGTGGCCTGCTCCACGGGAGGGGGCCGTGGCTGAGACCCCAAGAGCTGGCCCAGACGACGAAGTGCCACAGGGTAGTGATGGGCGCGCACCTTGGTGGGGTTCTGGCCCAGCCAACGCAGCAGCTCCCCAGGGCTCCTCGCCTGTTCCAGAAGCCGCTGTAGCCCCTGAACAGGGCCTGCATGGAGGCCTCCTCCAGGAGGCCGGTCCCCCCACTTGCTGGGCCCCAGACAGCAGGGCTGTACTGGTGGGAGCAGCAGCAGGCCAGACAGCCGAGCAGCAGAGGCCTGGGCAGAGAGCAGGACTCGAAGCATGGAGTTGGGTGATGGAGACCCTGAGGGGCAGCCCAGAAAACGGGGTGAGGTTTTCTCCAAAGGGGAGAAAAACCGGCTATCTACTCCTGACCTCAGTCCCCATTCAGAGGGCCCAGCGATCAGAGCAACCCACTCATGTTCACCCTTCCTTGTGACTGCTCTAGTCTtcttccccaccccgccccctcgGCCTCCTTCCATCCTTTGAAACAGCACCTTCAGTGTAACTCAGCACCGTGATATTTACAAAGCAAGTCCACATGCACTACGTATCTCCTCTGATGCCCCACACACGCCTTTGCGGTGGTAGGCAGGGCTGGCACTACGTCAATTTCACAGGtggagaaaccaaggcccagagaggaagaggggttAAGCCCGAGGTCACGAATCGGGTTAGTGGTcgtgcccagcctggagcccagcttGCCCCGTCGATACGCCCTCCCGACCACCTCCCCCTCCCGCAGGAGGCGGCAGCGGCAAGGAGGGTGGAACGCGGGCTCGGCAGCCGGGCGGTcctgggttccatgctgggcgcTCCCACTTaccagctgcatgaccttggacaagtggcTTCGTCTCTCTGCCCAAGCCTCCTCGCCCGTGAAACGAGAACGCAGCGCCCACCTCGCAGGGCGCCCGTGGAGCCCGAGCGCGCAGCTTTGCAATGGCGCGGAGTCCGCGGTGTCAGGGGCCCCCACACCCACCCGGGCCCGGCAACGCCAGGGGACCGTGGTCACGGTCACCAACACCAACTCCCACCGCCCTCTCGCAGCCCGTCCCGTAGGCGCCACCCCTACATGGCTCCCCAGGCCCCGCACAGGTCACTCCCTCAGTCGGTCTCGGGGCCCGGGAGCCGGGCTCCCCCCGCGGCCTCCTCATCGGCCGGCCACCGAGTCCGCCATCTTCCCAGCAGCCCCCGGACCGCGGTCCGGACGCCAATTGCGTCTCAACCCCCGACCAGCACCGACGTGGCTCCCGTCAGGCCCCGCGCGCCCCGGCGTCACACGGCCCGCCCCCCGCTTCCGGTAAGCTGCGCGCGCCGAGCCGGGGCGGTGCCGGGGGCGGAGGCGCGGAGCGGCGGAGCCAAAGGGCCAGGCGCGGAGGCTGGGGCGAAAAGAGAGCGGAAGTCCGTGGGCTGTCTTGTAATGTTGGGAGCCCCGGGAGGGCTCCGTCCGCGCCCTTCACGCCTTAACTCCCAGTGGGCAGGGGCTCCCCGCCCAAAACCCCCACGGGCccacacacccagacacacaccaGGAGCGAAAACTTCACAGTTATTTAATCTGCACGTGTCCCACAcaatccctctgcccctcccagctcctcttCCCCAGCGCCCCCGCAGTCCTTAGGTCCTCAAATCGGCCCAAGGAGCTATTAGGGACTAGAGGTGGCTGGGTCCTCAGGCAGAGTACTAAGAAGGGCCCAGGGGTGTAGCCCGGCTCTGCCCAGGGCCAAGGCAGTGACAGCAGCTGCCCGACCCCGAGGAGCTGACTGTCAATGGGGGCTGAgagccagcagccccaggaggTGGCCCCGAGCCATGGAGATCACAGGGAGGGGCCTGGGCCGCCTCCCCGAGCGCTCTGCCACGCAGCGCTGGGCTCCAGGGTAGTGGGAAGAGGCAGGCCGGAGAGGTGGGCCTGGGCAGACAACAGCGCCCACTGTTTCGTGGGGAGCAAGGTCCCGAGGGGCCAGCAACGCTTCCGAGAGCCCGTGGAGGCACTACGGGCGGTACATGGCAAAGGCCAGGAGACTGAGGAGCAGGGTGAAGCCGGCCAGACCCAGGGTGGCGGTCAGGGGAAAGAAGGGCCGGTACTGGATCTGGCAGTaccagagcagcagcagcagcagcagcaggagcggCAGCAGCAGGCTGCCTATTTCCAGCCCGGAGGGGCCCGGCTCTGACCCCGGTGGGCAAGGGGGGCGTGGGGGACCGATGCGCGTGGACACGTGGCAGTGGAGAACGCAGTTGGGCGGGAGGTGAAGGCTGCCCAGGGTCTGGGTGTCGTCTCCTAGCAGCTGCCCTTGGTAGATGAGTCGCACCTGCTGTTCCCGGCCCGGAAACTGGGTCCTGAGGAGAGAGGGACCTGGGTAAGAGAGCAGGCCTCAGGCAATCCTGGTCCCTTGCCCACAACAACACTCCCACCCCTCACCTTTGCCTCCGCCCACCACCCAGGTGGTGGCCTCTACGGGGGTCCCCTCCTGCCACAGGGGAATGATACAGTGTGTGAGATGGGGACCTCAGTTCCCTCGTCCATAGAAGGAGGGGGAAGTCTCAGATCTCTCTGGTGGCCCTTCTGGGTCTGTAATCACTCCCACCCCAATCTTTAGAATTTCTTTCCTGTCCTCATCCCAGCTTACCTTTTCAGGGAGCCAATGGTATCGTGGGGCCAGGCCCTGGCCACCTGCTCTGAATCGTTGAGGAATTTCAGCCGCAGcactaggggctcctggggggaGTCTGGCGACGGCGATGTTGCTgagagccccatgccaggctctggcTGTGCAGCCTGACCTCTGTGTCTCAAGCTGGGGGTCTCGGCTCCTGGGGCCTCCCCTCTGATGCTGCCGGTGACCGCCACGGCTTCACTGGGCTGTGCTGGT
This window contains:
- the FASTK gene encoding fas-activated serine/threonine kinase isoform X3, with product MRRPRGEPGSRAPRPTEGVTCAGPGEPWSPSPNSMLRVLLSAQASAARLSGLLLLPPVQPCCLGPSKWGDRPPGGGLHAGPVQGLQRLLEQARSPGELLRWLGQNPTKVRAHHYPVALRRLGQLLGSQPRPPPVEQATLQDLSQLIIRNCPSFDIDTIHVCLHLAVLLGFPSDGPLMCALEQERRFRLPPKPPPTLQPGLRGGQRLEAALSCPRFLRRPRQHLIRSLAEARPEELTPHVMVLLAQHLARHRLREPQLLESIAHFLVVQETQLSSKVVQKLVLPFGRLNYLPLEQQFMPCLERILAREAGVAPLATVNILMSLCQLRCLPSRALHFVFSPSFINHISGTPHALIVRRYLSLLDTAVELELPGYRGPRLPRRQQVPIFPQPLITDRARCKYSHKDIVAEGLRQLLGEEKYRQDLTVPPGYCTDFLLCVSSSGAVLPVRTQDPFLPYPPRSCPQGQAASQPTTHDPAQRVVLMLRERWHFCRDGQVLLGSRALRERHLGLLGYQLLPLPFEELESQRGLPQLKSYLRQKLQALGLRWGPEGG
- the FASTK gene encoding fas-activated serine/threonine kinase isoform X2, whose product is MEGGRGGGVGKKTRAVTRKGEHEWVALIAGPSEWGLRSGVDSRFFSPLEKTSPRFLGCPSGSPSPNSMLRVLLSAQASAARLSGLLLLPPVQPCCLGPSKWGDRPPGGGLHAGPVQGLQRLLEQARSPGELLRWLGQNPTKVRAHHYPVALRRLGQLLGSQPRPPPVEQATLQDLSQLIIRNCPSFDIDTIHVCLHLAVLLGFPSDGPLMCALEQERRFRLPPKPPPTLQPGLRGGQRLEAALSCPRFLRRPRQHLIRSLAEARPEELTPHVMVLLAQHLARHRLREPQLLESIAHFLVVQETQLSSKVVQKLVLPFGRLNYLPLEQQFMPCLERILAREAGVAPLATVNILMSLCQLRCLPSRALHFVFSPSFINHISDTAVELELPGYRGPRLPRRQQVPIFPQPLITDRARCKYSHKDIVAEGLRQLLGEEKYRQDLTVPPGYCTDFLLCVSSSGAVLPVRTQDPFLPYPPRSCPQGQAASQPTTHDPAQRVVLMLRERWHFCRDGQVLLGSRALRERHLGLLGYQLLPLPFEELESQRGLPQLKSYLRQKLQALGLRWGPEGG
- the FASTK gene encoding fas-activated serine/threonine kinase isoform X1, which codes for MEGGRGGGVGKKTRAVTRKGEHEWVALIAGPSEWGLRSGVDSRFFSPLEKTSPRFLGCPSGSPSPNSMLRVLLSAQASAARLSGLLLLPPVQPCCLGPSKWGDRPPGGGLHAGPVQGLQRLLEQARSPGELLRWLGQNPTKVRAHHYPVALRRLGQLLGSQPRPPPVEQATLQDLSQLIIRNCPSFDIDTIHVCLHLAVLLGFPSDGPLMCALEQERRFRLPPKPPPTLQPGLRGGQRLEAALSCPRFLRRPRQHLIRSLAEARPEELTPHVMVLLAQHLARHRLREPQLLESIAHFLVVQETQLSSKVVQKLVLPFGRLNYLPLEQQFMPCLERILAREAGVAPLATVNILMSLCQLRCLPSRALHFVFSPSFINHISGTPHALIVRRYLSLLDTAVELELPGYRGPRLPRRQQVPIFPQPLITDRARCKYSHKDIVAEGLRQLLGEEKYRQDLTVPPGYCTDFLLCVSSSGAVLPVRTQDPFLPYPPRSCPQGQAASQPTTHDPAQRVVLMLRERWHFCRDGQVLLGSRALRERHLGLLGYQLLPLPFEELESQRGLPQLKSYLRQKLQALGLRWGPEGG
- the TMUB1 gene encoding transmembrane and ubiquitin-like domain-containing protein 1 isoform X2 → MALIEGVGDEVTILFAVLACLLVLALAWVSTHTTEGADPLPQPSGTPTPAQPSEAVAVTGSIRGEAPGAETPSLRHRGQAAQPEPGMGLSATSPSPDSPQEPLVLRLKFLNDSEQVARAWPHDTIGSLKRTQFPGREQQVRLIYQGQLLGDDTQTLGSLHLPPNCVLHCHVSTRIGPPRPPCPPGSEPGPSGLEIGSLLLPLLLLLLLLLWYCQIQYRPFFPLTATLGLAGFTLLLSLLAFAMYRP
- the TMUB1 gene encoding transmembrane and ubiquitin-like domain-containing protein 1 isoform X1 yields the protein MLRAAAAGKEGVPSGVRDLGASRPEVPEGPLWSWRSRALSKVAGKAGAMALIEGVGDEVTILFAVLACLLVLALAWVSTHTTEGADPLPQPSGTPTPAQPSEAVAVTGSIRGEAPGAETPSLRHRGQAAQPEPGMGLSATSPSPDSPQEPLVLRLKFLNDSEQVARAWPHDTIGSLKRTQFPGREQQVRLIYQGQLLGDDTQTLGSLHLPPNCVLHCHVSTRIGPPRPPCPPGSEPGPSGLEIGSLLLPLLLLLLLLLWYCQIQYRPFFPLTATLGLAGFTLLLSLLAFAMYRP